A window from Marinagarivorans cellulosilyticus encodes these proteins:
- a CDS encoding mannitol dehydrogenase family protein, with translation MSRLNSALAQSVTTVQTPQYNRQKTKAGIIHLGIGAFHRAHQAWYTHHVMNQNGGDWGIIACSLRSATVYQQMAEQDCLYTLLERGNTDKTELIGSVQQVLVGPENPQAIVDAIAGESIKVISLTVTEKGYCHHPATGQLNTEHPDIIHDINHLGSPKSAIGYIVAGLKARQEKNLSGITVMSCDNLPSNGLVTQRCVLQLAESISPALARWIKQNVTFPSTVIDRIVPATVANDIALFEDKLGYRDEAMVVAEPFSQWIIEDNFANTRPAWEQVGAQFVTQAEIYELIKLRLLNGTHSLLAYAGYLAGKETIADVMQDHVLKKLCTAFMQSAASTITAPEGFDIKAYQEQLHERFENPGLKHRTWQIAMDGSQKIPQRWLSTLSDIIETNGDIRFFAFALAAWMKYISGTDDQRRAIQVSDPLADDFAAIAKQCAHTPTEYVARIFALESIFPQTLLNINNLELFTCEYLREINLNGTLATARKLLR, from the coding sequence ATGTCCCGACTTAATAGTGCATTAGCGCAAAGCGTTACAACAGTGCAAACACCACAATACAACAGGCAAAAAACTAAAGCTGGCATCATTCATTTAGGCATTGGCGCTTTTCACCGAGCCCACCAAGCTTGGTACACCCATCACGTGATGAATCAAAACGGCGGAGATTGGGGAATTATTGCCTGCAGTTTACGCTCGGCCACCGTCTATCAACAAATGGCCGAGCAAGATTGCCTATACACGCTACTTGAGCGCGGAAACACCGATAAAACCGAGCTTATAGGCTCAGTACAACAAGTATTAGTAGGCCCCGAAAATCCGCAAGCCATTGTGGATGCTATTGCAGGCGAGAGTATTAAAGTTATTTCTCTTACGGTTACAGAAAAAGGTTATTGCCACCATCCAGCGACAGGGCAATTAAATACCGAACATCCCGATATTATCCACGACATTAACCATTTAGGCTCACCAAAGTCGGCAATTGGTTACATAGTCGCAGGGCTTAAAGCTAGGCAAGAAAAAAACTTGTCAGGCATTACAGTAATGAGTTGCGATAACTTACCCAGTAATGGCTTGGTCACTCAACGCTGTGTTTTACAACTTGCCGAAAGCATTTCACCGGCGTTAGCACGGTGGATTAAACAAAATGTAACCTTCCCCTCCACTGTCATAGACCGCATCGTGCCTGCCACTGTCGCAAACGATATCGCCTTGTTTGAAGACAAATTGGGCTACCGCGACGAAGCCATGGTTGTCGCTGAACCCTTTAGCCAATGGATTATTGAAGATAATTTCGCCAATACTCGCCCCGCTTGGGAACAGGTGGGTGCGCAATTTGTAACGCAAGCGGAAATCTACGAATTGATAAAGCTACGACTGCTCAACGGCACACACAGTTTGCTGGCATACGCGGGGTATCTAGCCGGCAAAGAAACGATTGCCGACGTCATGCAAGACCACGTATTAAAAAAGCTATGTACAGCCTTTATGCAAAGTGCAGCCAGCACTATTACAGCCCCCGAAGGTTTTGATATTAAAGCCTATCAAGAACAGCTTCACGAGCGCTTTGAAAACCCAGGTCTAAAGCATCGCACGTGGCAAATTGCTATGGATGGCTCGCAAAAAATACCGCAGCGCTGGTTAAGCACTTTAAGTGATATTATCGAAACTAATGGCGACATTCGTTTTTTTGCCTTCGCATTAGCCGCCTGGATGAAATACATCAGCGGTACTGATGATCAGCGTCGAGCAATACAAGTATCCGATCCACTAGCCGACGATTTTGCCGCGATTGCAAAGCAATGTGCGCACACCCCTACCGAATATGTAGCGCGTATTTTTGCACTAGAATCCATTTTTCCTCAAACGCTGCTAAACATAAACAATCTTGAGCTTTTCACTTGCGAATACC
- the uxaC gene encoding glucuronate isomerase — MNSRKKELLSLNPNRLFSADPTQRAIAQRLYADVKNLPILSPHGHTDPRWFAEDASFGNPTELLIKPDHYVFRMLYSQGISMESLGIRTHDGTATASDPREIWRIFAQHFYLFRGTPSQLWLEHVFSEVFGLEHRLNEHTADEYYDRINAALQSDAYRPRALFDRFNIECLATTESPLDTLEHHIKIRDSGWQGNVITAFRPDPVTDPDFEGFRENVSALGELTQLDTSSYTQYLQALMQRRAFFKSLGATSTDHGNPTAITADLTREQAQSLFEKVLTGDFSAQDAETFRGQMLTEMAAMSLEDGLVMQIHPGSHRNHNQTVFKRFGRDKGADIPSQTNYVDALKPLLNKFGHRTDLSIILFTLDETTYSRELAPLAGHYPCLKLGPSWWFHDSPEGMRRFREQVTETAGFYNTVGFNDDTRAFLSIPARHDVARRMDCTWLAQLVAEHRITEDDAQALAQDLSYNLAKRAYKL; from the coding sequence ATGAACTCACGCAAAAAAGAACTATTATCGCTTAACCCTAACCGTCTTTTCTCGGCGGACCCAACACAACGAGCAATTGCTCAGCGTTTGTATGCTGATGTGAAAAATCTACCGATTCTCAGCCCCCATGGTCACACCGACCCTCGCTGGTTTGCTGAGGATGCGTCGTTTGGCAATCCAACAGAATTACTCATTAAGCCCGACCACTACGTTTTTAGAATGCTTTACAGCCAAGGCATCTCAATGGAGTCACTTGGCATAAGAACACACGACGGCACAGCCACCGCGAGTGATCCCCGTGAAATATGGCGTATATTTGCACAACACTTTTATTTATTTAGAGGCACGCCATCGCAGCTATGGCTAGAGCATGTGTTTAGTGAAGTCTTTGGTTTAGAGCACCGGCTTAACGAGCACACGGCAGACGAGTACTACGATCGCATTAATGCCGCATTACAGTCCGATGCCTATCGCCCCCGCGCCTTGTTTGACCGCTTCAATATTGAGTGCTTAGCCACAACAGAGTCACCACTCGATACGCTAGAACACCACATTAAAATTCGCGATAGCGGCTGGCAAGGCAATGTAATTACCGCCTTCCGCCCAGATCCAGTCACCGACCCGGACTTTGAAGGCTTTCGTGAAAACGTCAGTGCTTTAGGCGAATTAACTCAGCTAGATACATCAAGTTACACGCAATACTTACAAGCGTTAATGCAAAGGCGTGCATTTTTTAAAAGCTTAGGCGCTACCTCAACCGACCACGGCAACCCTACCGCAATAACGGCTGATTTAACGCGCGAACAAGCACAGTCATTATTTGAAAAAGTATTAACGGGAGACTTTAGCGCGCAAGATGCCGAAACATTTAGAGGGCAAATGCTAACGGAAATGGCCGCCATGAGTTTGGAAGATGGCCTAGTGATGCAAATACACCCTGGATCTCACCGCAATCACAACCAAACGGTATTTAAACGCTTTGGTCGAGACAAAGGCGCGGACATACCCAGCCAAACAAATTATGTCGATGCATTAAAGCCTCTACTGAATAAATTCGGCCACCGCACAGACTTAAGCATTATTTTATTTACCTTAGACGAAACCACGTACAGTCGCGAATTAGCGCCGCTAGCAGGCCATTACCCATGCTTAAAATTGGGTCCCTCATGGTGGTTCCACGATAGTCCCGAAGGAATGCGTCGCTTTAGGGAGCAAGTTACCGAAACGGCAGGATTTTATAATACAGTTGGCTTTAATGATGACACTCGTGCTTTTCTGTCTATTCCTGCTCGTCACGATGTAGCACGCAGAATGGACTGCACTTGGCTAGCTCAACTTGTTGCCGAACACCGCATAACCGAAGACGATGCCCAAGCACTAGCGCAAGACTTAAGTTACAACCTAGCCAAACGCGCCTATAAACTTTAA
- the pelA gene encoding pectate lyase, which produces MKKIINLSALPMVLALAACTGQPEVTATNSSSEGLPISSQSSSSVAVSSSMGASSSSVVIASSEAASSSSAANVQAFTLQEGDAGFCSIDGLAVETDNDGYTGLGYANTDNYSGAKIVWQLAAQTSDTFTLEIRFANGGDEARPAQLNINEGSNGSYMLAFPTTNAWTQWETESITVDLVQGLNTLELVSRNDSGLGNIDAIKIIGDGISGGACEGLPVASSSAASSSAPSNIGEGEFLPQAGNPVHSRYNKYKSEWSHDKADIILSHQYANGGWPKNQAYDSAGSGGDGLGTFDNGATTLEMTFLADVYNATQDNKYLNAVRKALDYTLDAQYASGGWPQYYPLRGGYSDHVTFNDDAMSRILTVLHHVVQKTAPYDTGVVTDAQRERAKNAVAKGVDYIIKAQWKQNGVPTVWCAQHGKDDYLPKKARAYELESLSGSESVEVVAFLMTQPQTEEVANAVKAALAWFRSPNTYLADYTYNKSVEEKFVPQNGSRVWFRFYDLTTNKGFFSDRDSRKVYDIMDISEERRNGYSWGGGYGEKIINYADSVGY; this is translated from the coding sequence ATGAAAAAAATAATAAATCTAAGCGCTTTGCCTATGGTTTTGGCTTTAGCCGCCTGCACGGGCCAACCCGAAGTTACAGCTACAAACTCGTCCAGCGAGGGCTTGCCTATTTCAAGCCAAAGCTCGTCAAGCGTTGCGGTAAGCTCTTCAATGGGCGCTTCATCTTCTAGTGTGGTTATTGCAAGTTCAGAGGCGGCAAGCTCTAGCTCGGCAGCGAATGTGCAAGCGTTTACCTTACAAGAAGGTGATGCGGGTTTTTGTTCTATCGATGGCCTAGCCGTAGAAACAGACAACGACGGTTACACTGGTTTGGGTTATGCCAATACAGACAACTATTCCGGCGCAAAGATTGTTTGGCAATTAGCCGCGCAAACTAGCGATACGTTTACCTTGGAAATTCGTTTCGCGAATGGTGGCGACGAAGCTAGGCCTGCGCAGTTGAATATCAATGAAGGCAGCAATGGTAGCTACATGCTAGCTTTTCCAACAACAAACGCTTGGACGCAGTGGGAAACAGAATCAATTACTGTCGATCTTGTGCAGGGGCTAAACACATTAGAGCTAGTAAGTCGTAACGACAGTGGTTTAGGGAATATCGACGCTATAAAAATTATTGGCGACGGCATTAGTGGCGGCGCTTGTGAGGGCTTGCCGGTGGCTTCCTCTAGCGCGGCTTCAAGTAGCGCTCCTAGCAATATTGGGGAGGGCGAATTTCTACCGCAAGCAGGTAACCCTGTGCATTCACGCTATAACAAATATAAATCGGAATGGAGCCACGATAAGGCCGATATTATTTTATCCCACCAATACGCCAATGGTGGCTGGCCTAAAAATCAAGCTTACGATTCAGCCGGTAGTGGCGGGGATGGCTTAGGCACTTTCGATAATGGCGCAACCACCTTGGAGATGACGTTTCTTGCTGATGTTTACAATGCAACGCAAGATAATAAATACCTAAATGCAGTACGCAAAGCATTAGATTACACATTAGATGCACAATACGCTTCGGGTGGTTGGCCGCAATATTATCCGCTAAGAGGTGGTTATTCCGATCACGTTACTTTTAACGATGATGCTATGTCGCGCATCTTAACCGTTTTGCATCACGTGGTACAAAAAACAGCGCCTTATGATACCGGCGTGGTTACTGATGCCCAGCGCGAGCGAGCAAAAAATGCTGTCGCCAAAGGTGTGGATTACATTATAAAAGCCCAGTGGAAGCAAAATGGTGTGCCCACGGTTTGGTGTGCGCAGCATGGCAAAGACGATTACCTACCAAAAAAAGCACGGGCGTATGAGCTGGAATCTTTAAGTGGTAGCGAATCTGTTGAGGTGGTTGCATTCTTGATGACACAACCGCAAACGGAAGAAGTTGCGAATGCGGTAAAAGCCGCGTTAGCTTGGTTTAGAAGCCCGAACACTTACCTTGCCGATTACACTTACAACAAATCTGTCGAAGAAAAATTTGTGCCCCAAAATGGCAGCCGAGTATGGTTTAGGTTTTACGACCTCACCACTAACAAAGGCTTCTTTAGCGATCGCGATAGCCGTAAAGTATACGATATCATGGATATCTCTGAAGAGCGCCGCAATGGTTATAGTTGGGGCGGAGGCTACGGCGAAAAGATTATTAACTATGCCGATAGTGTGGGCTACTAG
- a CDS encoding sugar kinase: MTDLVAIGEVMLELSSTDAPHALSTAKVGVAGDTFNTAVYAARHGANVAYFTQLGDDPYSAKMLALLADEGINTEGIVQLEGREPGLYMIANRADGERTFHYWRSQSPAREMLTTASAVALFRRCIERSKIVYLSGITLAILPDQALDALHQSLCEYKAQGGQVAFDSNYRPRLWQSHQKAKAVIQRFMSITDIALLTDEDEQNLWGCESATQVAQQHVATAVKVLIVKRGAKDVVSFTRTEGDDAFLPPVFIDVPQVKTVVDTTAAGDSFNGAFLAAHLAGKSLSVSISCANQCAGSVIKHRGAIAPKNATV; this comes from the coding sequence ATGACCGATTTAGTCGCGATTGGTGAGGTGATGCTGGAGCTATCTAGCACCGATGCGCCTCACGCATTAAGTACAGCTAAAGTTGGCGTTGCAGGAGATACCTTCAATACCGCGGTTTATGCGGCGCGCCATGGTGCGAATGTGGCCTATTTCACGCAATTGGGGGACGATCCTTATAGCGCTAAAATGTTGGCGCTATTGGCTGATGAAGGCATAAATACAGAGGGTATTGTGCAGCTGGAAGGGCGCGAGCCTGGCCTCTATATGATTGCGAACCGAGCCGACGGCGAGCGAACCTTTCACTACTGGCGCAGCCAATCCCCCGCGCGCGAAATGCTAACAACAGCAAGTGCCGTTGCGTTGTTTCGCCGTTGTATAGAACGTAGCAAAATTGTGTACTTAAGCGGTATTACCCTTGCGATCTTGCCTGACCAAGCTCTTGATGCGTTACATCAATCACTTTGTGAATATAAAGCTCAAGGCGGGCAGGTTGCTTTTGATAGCAACTACCGGCCTCGATTGTGGCAATCGCACCAAAAGGCTAAAGCCGTTATTCAGCGCTTTATGTCCATTACGGATATTGCCCTGCTAACAGACGAAGACGAACAAAATTTATGGGGATGCGAAAGTGCTACGCAAGTTGCCCAGCAGCATGTAGCAACGGCCGTTAAGGTACTAATTGTTAAGCGCGGTGCAAAAGATGTGGTGTCTTTTACGCGTACTGAGGGTGACGATGCCTTTTTGCCGCCGGTGTTTATTGATGTGCCGCAGGTTAAGACTGTGGTGGATACCACCGCTGCCGGTGATAGCTTCAATGGCGCTTTCTTGGCGGCGCATCTAGCCGGTAAGAGTTTGAGTGTTTCTATTTCCTGTGCAAACCAGTGCGCAGGCAGTGTTATTAAGCACAGGGGTGCCATTGCTCCTAAAAATGCTACCGTTTAG
- a CDS encoding CobW family GTP-binding protein, translating to MSRKENRIYGVPTNIITGFLGVGKTTFILSLLQQKPKNERWAILVNEFGEIGVDGSLISGNHSEAEEVFIREVPGGCMCCAAGLPMQIALNQLIAKAKPDRLLIEPTGLGHPKEVLEVLSAKHYRDILDIQQCITLVDARKLADTRYTKHDTFNQQIAMADIIVGHKADLYGKAEQNTLINYVTRERENVVPIIFTAQGELDIATLNGKSKVITTLHHHNHSTKLDPSINDAEIPSKGYLKIENAGEGFHSIGWRFAPDRIFNRSALINWFGSINVERAKGVFITNDGVFGYNITSDTITETELDDCIESRLEIITLEKSALAEVDLWRSLQQ from the coding sequence GTGAGCAGAAAAGAAAATCGTATTTATGGCGTACCTACCAATATTATCACTGGCTTTTTAGGGGTTGGAAAAACGACATTTATTTTAAGCCTATTACAACAAAAGCCCAAAAACGAGCGCTGGGCAATATTGGTAAACGAGTTTGGTGAGATAGGTGTTGATGGCAGCCTTATTAGCGGTAATCATAGTGAAGCCGAAGAGGTATTTATTCGTGAAGTACCCGGAGGCTGCATGTGTTGCGCTGCAGGCTTACCCATGCAAATTGCGCTCAATCAATTAATAGCTAAAGCCAAACCAGACCGTTTGCTAATAGAACCCACCGGTCTTGGCCACCCCAAAGAGGTGCTCGAAGTGCTTAGCGCCAAGCACTATCGAGACATATTAGATATTCAGCAATGCATTACTTTAGTCGATGCGCGAAAACTGGCAGATACCCGCTATACCAAACACGACACATTTAACCAGCAAATAGCAATGGCCGATATTATTGTCGGGCACAAAGCTGACCTATATGGCAAGGCAGAGCAAAATACTCTAATTAATTACGTCACTCGCGAGCGCGAAAATGTTGTTCCGATTATTTTCACCGCACAGGGTGAACTCGACATAGCAACCCTCAATGGGAAGTCTAAAGTCATTACAACACTCCATCACCACAATCACTCGACTAAATTAGACCCCAGTATTAATGATGCAGAAATTCCCAGTAAGGGCTACTTAAAAATCGAAAACGCAGGTGAGGGTTTCCATAGCATCGGCTGGCGGTTTGCCCCCGATAGAATCTTTAATCGTTCGGCGCTGATTAATTGGTTTGGCAGTATAAATGTAGAACGCGCAAAGGGCGTTTTTATTACTAACGACGGAGTTTTTGGCTATAACATTACATCAGATACCATAACCGAGACCGAACTCGATGATTGCATCGAAAGCCGTTTAGAAATCATTACCCTTGAAAAAAGCGCTTTAGCCGAAGTCGATTTATGGCGGTCGCTTCAGCAATAA